TTCTCTTGTTATGACAGCAGCTATGGTTGCAGTTTCAACATCAGCTTTTGCTGCACCTAAAGGCGAAGAAGCAGTTAAAGAAGCTATTGAAAGTACGCTTTCAGGCATCGCTGCTGCACAAGCTGAAATAAAAGCGGGTGACTTGCCTGCAGCTTCAAAAACTATTCTTGAAGCTGCTCAAGCTTCAAAAGAATTTCGTTTTGAAATTACTGAACGTCAACGTCAAAAAGCGACTGATCAATTGAAATCAGCTCGTAAATCAGTTGATGCAGGCGATGCAGCTGCTGCAGAAGCAGGACTAGCTACAGCTTTAAAGTCATTTTCAGAAATGAAAGCTAAATACGACGAAACACATTAATAAATATATTCTGTAAAAGCAGATTCAATTATCGCTTATGGCGTGATTGGATTTGTTTGAAGGTATTTATAAATATAAAAAATTTCTTCACCAGTTTTTAACTATCTTAAAGATTAAATACTTACTGAATGTGATAGAATTGCAAGTGGCAAAAACTATAATGTTATGTTGCCGATATAATTAGAAATAACAACAACTTGAGGGCTAGTTGAATATGAAAACATTGAAAAAAATCTTATTGTCTTTATGCATTGCAGCTTCTATGGGCGCAGTTTCAACTTCGGCTTTAGCCGAAACTGACGCCGGTAGAGTTACTTACAAGCCTGCTGAAGCAATTGATATGGTAGTCGCTAAAATACAGCTCGCCATAGAAGGTATCAGTAAAGGTGCAAGTAATGATGAAGCTGCAGCTCTTATCAAGCCAGCGATTGATTTAAGCAAAGAAATCAATGCTAATGATAAAGTAGATAATGCACGCTCAAAAGCTAATAGAAAATTAAAATCAGCTATGACACATGTTAAAGAATCTTCTTTACAAGAAGCTGAGCAAGAATTAAAAGATGCAAAAAAAGATTTTGAAGCACTGAAAAGCTTGATCTAAATGCTATACGACCCTATCTGGTTGCCTTTTGGTTTCCTGATAGGGTTGGTTGATTTTTCTGAGCTAACATTATTTACATCCTTCTTAAAAGACTATTTTCTTATATTATGCATGAGCATTTTACCTTTTCTAAGGTCATCACGATAAGAGCGAAAGTGTAATTTTTCATAATCAGATTTAATATTTTCTAAATGACCATATTTTTACAGGTGTTTAAATAAGTTCTAAGAATCATATTTATACCTTCTAATAAAACCGGACTTAAACCGATTTTATCCAGTCTCGGATAAACCGCTCGCTAAATAATCATATCTTCATCCTCAGTTTTTGGATGTATATTTGTGGCATCCAGGCCAAATTTTTTTCTTTTGGGCAGTCTTATTCTATTTGTATTAAGCTATCCGTAATGCTTTCTGTCAATTGCCTGGTAATACAATAAGCCTTTAAACTGTACTCATCTATGCTTAACTCATTATTATAAAACCTGTTTTTTCGAAAAGTGTAAATCAAGCGGATGAATAATGCCAAAAAATTTAGACTACAGATTATGGTTTCTTCATATTTATTTGTCCAAAAAAGAATGCTTGTAATCACTTTTTGCGTAGATCAATTTTTATGAGATACCGTTATGATTGTTGTTAAGCCTATACGTTTATTAATAAAATCAGTTGCTTGTCAGATTTAACCTGCACCCGTAATCCACAACTGTCAGATATTATTTAATATTGACAAGAGTTATGATAAAGTTCTAGCGGTTTTGTAACTAATTAAATATGTTTTCTATTCTCGGACAGTCTCCTAGTAGTTGCAGACCTAATAAAAATAACTAATAACGAGGTTTACATTATATGAAATTATTAAAAAGCGCTGTCGTAGCTACTACATTGGCTCTATCTTTAGGATCTTTTTCGGCTGCTGCTGATGTCTGTTTGGGTATGGCCTGTATGTATAATAAAATGACTGCAGCTGAAGGGATAGACGCCACTTTAGTCCAAGTCAATGAAGCTATGAAAGCCATCAACGACAAAGCAGAGGACGATGTCATTATAGCGAATATCAAAGAGGCATTAGCGGTAAGTAAAGAAATCAATGCTAACGATAAAGTTGACCGAAATCGTAACCGTGCCAATGATTCCTTGAAAAAAGCGCGAGCAGCGGTAAAAGAAGGCGACTTGGCTAAAGCAACAGGCTTTTTAAAAGAAGGTGAGAAACGTTTTTCAGATCTTAAAGGTATGATCGATTTAACGCAAGCCGATAGAGCGTCACAACAGACGCATATGCTAAACCGCATTTTGGACACTAACGATAGCGCAGCTGGCGCAAAATCTGGCGGAAAATAAAAATAAGCGCATGAAAATGGTGGGTAGAAAAGTATGCCCACTTTACATTTTCATAAAAAACCGGAAGTCAGGTTTAGTAATATTGCCTGTCACTTAATCTATAAGTTTTTAATTCTGGATTTTGGGGAATTCAGTGATAACAAGCATTAGGCGTAGGTTCTGGAATAAGATCACCAAAGCGTAGCGCGTGGCGGCGTTTCCGGCTCACTCGTATAGCATGCCGGAACGCTTGTTCTCGCTTACACTTGAAAAGCCTTATTCCTGCCTATATCTATTGGTCGTTGTGTTGCAGGTTATCCATGATCTTTAAAGTCAAAGTAATAAAACTAGAAAATCAAGTATGAGTTTTCTCATAGAGTAACGCTGGAACATAAAAAAAGTAATCGATATTCATGCCAAGTTAAAGTTTTGACCCACTACCGAAGGTAATGCAGTCGCAGGCCAAAAAATCAATGGGTCGCAAGTAGTTGTGGATAATTATTTAAATACCCGTCGATTGAAAAATCAGCGTATTTTTTATGTTAGCCAGTTCTGTCTTATTCTTAAGCAATCTCTGCCATATTTTATGCACCTTACCACTGAAGTGCCTCGCCTTCAGGATTTGGCTACTGTCTTAAAATCGCACAGCACAAGTTAGGCCTGGTTGATAAGCTCCTTTACAAAATCAAAATTAAATCTATTCTACTATGCACAATGCTATTTAACGTCCATCAGTAGCAACCTCAATATTTCAGGCAGATTATATAACATGACAAATAAACCGCTGGATGCTTCACAACTTTATAAGTCTTGCAGTATTGAACAATTAAAATTCGATTCGACTGAAGAGCTTGAAGATATAGATATTACTGTTGGTCAGGAACGCGCCATGGAAGCGATAAAATTTGGCACTCGTCTACATAAAAATGGTTACAATATTTTTGCAATGGTACCTGCCGGTACCGGAAAATTGACCATAGTGAAACAGTTGGTTGAGCATGAAGCCAGTCGACAAGATATTCCGTCTGATTGGTGTTACGTAAATAATTTCAGTATGCCTTCCAAACCATCGGCAATTGAATTAATGCCGGGGCAAGGCAAATATTTTAAGGCTGATATGGAGCAATTAATTGACAAGTTAGTTGTCGCTATACCGGCGGCTTTTGATGGCGATGAATACGGTTCCAGAGAAGGTGAAATTGAAAGTCAATCCCGGCAACGAGAAATTAATGAACTTAGCCAATTACGTTATAAGGCTGCTAATGCACAGGTGGTTTTTATAGAAACGCCAACCGGTTACGGCTTTTCTCCCGCCGATGAGAACAATGAAATTATTAATCCAGAACAGTTTGCCAAGCTTGATAAAGATAAGCAGCATAAAATAAAAAATTCAATTATTTCGTTACAGGAAGATTTAGCCCAATTATTAAAAAACTTCCCAGCCTGGCGTAAGGAAGCCAAGCGGCAATTACAAGCTTTGAATCGAGAAACAGCTGAGTTAGCTGTCAATCATACTATTGATGAATTGATTGAAAAGTATGCTAAACAGGAAGCTATTCTTGGTTATTTAAATGAAGTACAAAAGGATATTATTGAGCATGTCAGGGATTTTATACCGCATAGCGAAAAAGTAATTTCTTTTATGGAATTACCGCAAGAACCAAATCCGTTTAAACGCTATCAGGTCAATTTGATGGTTGATTTTAGTGAGATGAAATCCGCACCGGTCATTTTTGAAAATCATCCAAACTACAGTAATCTTTTGGGTCGTATAGATCATCAGGCTTATATGGGTTCGCTTATTACTGACTTTACCATGATTAACCCCGGTGCCTTGCATAAAGCCAATGGCGGCTATCTTATACTTGATGCCAGAAAACTTTTAATCCAGCCTTATAGTTGGGAAACTCTTAAAAGAACTTTACAGGCGGGTGAAATACGTATTGAATCGCTGGAACGGGCACTGAGTTTAATTAGTACCTCATCATTGGAACCAGAGCCCATAACACTCAATGTTAAAGTTATTCTGGTAGGAGATCCGCTGATTTATTATTTGCTAAGTACCTATGACCCGGAATTTCATAATCTCTTTAAAGTTGCCGCTGATTTTGATGACTCGGTTTCCAGAGAAAACAGCAGTCCTGATTATGCGCGATTACTGGCAACCATTGCCCGTCGCGAGAAATTAAAACCACTGAGTCAAAATGCTGTCGCCAGAGTTATGGAGCACAGCTCCAGAATGGTCGGTGATGCAGAAAAATTTTTAACCCATTTGGGAGCCATTAAGGATTTATTAACGGAATCTGACTATTGGGCGGAGGATAACGGTCATGTCCATATAACTAATAGCGACGTACAACAAGCTATAGATCATAAAACCCATCGGCTCGATAAAATCAGGGAAAAATTATACGAACATATTGATCGAGGTACTGTCCTGATTGATCTTGAAGGAAAAGTAACCGGTCAGATCAATGCGCTATCCGTTTTGCAATTGGGCGAGTTTAGTTTTGGACAGCCCTCGCGCATTACCGCAACAACCCGGTTAGGTAGCGGTAAAGTGGTCGATATAGAGCGTGAGATTGAATTAGGCGGGGCTATTCATTCAAAAGGGGTGCTTATCTTATCCAGCTTTATTGCAGCCCGTTATGCACGAAACACACCGTTCTCGGTAGCCGCAAGTCTCGTTTTCGAACAATCCTATGGTCGTGTCGAGGGTGATAGTGCTTCTCTGGCTGAACTTTGCGTTATTTTATCTTCCATTGCCCAGATTCCTTTGCGTCAGGATATTGCCATTACCGGTTCAATAAATCAATTGGGTCATGTCCAGCCTATAGGTAGCGTTAATGAAAAAATTGAGGGATTTTTCGATATTTGTAACCAAAAAGAACTAACGGGAACACAGGGCGTTATTATTCCTGCAACCAACATCAAGAATTTGATGCTTCGTTGGGATGTCGTACATGCCGCTCAATCAGGTCAATTTAGTATCTATGCCGTAAAGACTGCAGATGATGCATTGGAGTTATTGACCGGAATGGATGCCGGTATTACCAACGATCAGGGTATCTATCCGCCGGAATCATTTAGTGGTCATGTCGAGTGTCAGTTATTGCAGTTTACCCAGCTTAAAAAAGATTTTAATCGTAAAGCTACTTATTAAGTTCAGTTGCCTTACTGCTTTTAATCGCTGAAGTGATCTGCGATTTTTATATCTACTGTATTTCTTGCCGAGGATTTTATGATGACTACCCAACTTGAAATACTGCTCGATAAAATAAAAATCCTGGAAGCCGAGCTGATTGAGGAATTACAAAAGCAAGAAGAAATATTTTCTTGTCAAATCAAAAAACGACAAATTCTTTTTGAAGAAAGTGTCATTATTCAGCATAAGCAATATGCCAAACAGTTATTTCATTATATAGCTGACGCACCATTAAAACATATACTTAGTACTCCGTTTATCTGGAGTTGTATTATTCCTTCACTATTCATGGATGTGACTATCAGTTTATATCAAGGCGTTTGCTTTCCTGTTTATGGCATTCCTAGAGTAAAACGACAAGACTATATTATTTTTGACCGGCAACACCTTCAATATCTTAACCTGATAGAAAAAATAAACTGTGCTTATTGCAGTTATATTAATGGATTATTTGCTTATGCTCAGGAAATAGCTGCACGTACCGAACAATTTTGGTGTCCTATTAAACACGCCAAACGCATTAAAGGTCTGCATAGCCGTTATCAGAAATTTACTCGTTTTGGCGATGCAAAAACCTATCAAGCACATTTCAATACAATCAGGCATGATTTTAAAGACTTGGAATAAAATCATGGTATTTGTCCATGAAGTCGATATTTCGAACATCCTTGGCAATAACAGATACCATTCCTTAAAGGGATGGTATCTGTATAAGCTTACAGCAACGTAAATTGGAAGTTTAATTTCAGAAAGACTATAGGAAGTTTTATCGGCAACTGCAAATGTTGCAAATTCAGCTCTTGCGACACTATTTCGGTGAAAACAGACTTTACGGTTATCCTCAGGTTAAATAATCTCATGATTTTTTCTGGTACGAAATATCGTATGGTTCAGATGCTTTGTGAGCCATGTGTTTTAACATCGCCCCGCTGGACTCTGGCGTAATCTTCCAGTTGTCTGGTTGCTGCGTTAAAGGCGTCACGTATGGCTACATAAATATCTTCATGTCCCTGTTTGTCATAGTGTTCCTTGCTGATAACCAGCTCTTTATTCGGCGTGGTGATATCGATGCGAATATGGTATTGATTACCTTGATGATGATGTTGGTGTTCGGCTTCAACCGCAACCCGGCAACTCATAATATGACTGTAAAACCTGTCCAGTTTATCGGCTTTTTCGCGAATTTTAGCCTCTACAGCATCAGAATGAGGTATGCCGCGAAATGTGATTTGTAATGGTATTTGCATAATAATTCCCCTTTTTGTAGTAAATTCAGCTTATTTAAAGCAAATTGAGAAAATGCACTGCTTTAGTTTTTTACTATATCAATGACTTGGTAAATAAGTGGGAAGATGTTTACGAATATCATCGATACTATGGGTAGTGATATTTTTATCAAGTTCAAAACAGACCAGTTTTTTAATATTTTCCGATATTTGGTTACGTAGTAAGCCAAGAAAAGAAGGGTCTGCAATCATCAATAATTGTTCAAATTTATTGGCGTTATGCTCTTCTTCCAAATAAAGGGCAATACGATGGGCAAAGTTATCTGCTTCATGTTTTTTCGGATCGGTAGCTTGTTCAAAAGCATGGCCCATTTTGCCATCGCCTTTAACTTTTCCTGGCAGATCGGAGGTCATTTCCCTATCATGTAAACGGCCTTCCGTATGAGCCATGGCTTCGATTTCTTCTAAAGGCGAAGCCGGCGTTTCAGCAGTAAAAAAGCGGGCACGGCTGTGATCAGCGACGAGTATTAAGGTAGATTTCATAATGATTTCCTCTTGGCTGGATTATTTTAAATAATAGTTTTCTGGGTAAATTCCGATATAGCCAATTTATAAAACAAAAAAAGCGGGTTGTTCAGACATGTTCCAGTGATGTTATTTGCTTACGCAGACTTTCAAGCTCTTCGAGCAAATCAAGTGCCAGAGCAATTCCGGCCAGATTAATCCCTAAATCACGTTGTAATCTTAGGGCAGCACGAGCGCGACTCATACTGGCCCCTGAAAAACGCCATAAGCGACTATTTTCGCCTTGCGGTTCAATAATACTTTCCTCAACGATACTGATTACCCAGTCGGCATGGACGTCACAGGCTCGGCAAAGTTGTGCGAGCGTCAAGCTGTCGTCTTCAATGACTGTTCCGGTATGCACTAATGATAAATCATGTGAGCTCATGATTTTATACCCCCAAAGCTTGTCGTGGATTAAAACTACATTCTTTTTGCATGTTTTGGTAAACCGCTTTGGCTTGCTCGGTGTTTGCCGGCGGTAGGGCAATTTGCAGTACTACGTAGAAATCGCCGGGTACTTGGGCAGGTAAACCGCGACCCGTTAAGCGCAGTTTGCTACCTTGCCTTGAATTGGCCGGTATTTTCAGATCAACACTACCATTTGGTGTTGGCACTTTTATTTTGGCCCCTAAGGCCGCTTCCCAAGGCGCAACGGGAAGGTCAAGATAAACGTCAGTTTCGGAAACACGATAAAACGGATGATTATTAAAAGCGATTTCAAGGAACAAATCACCTGGTTGACCGGTACCTGATCCGGGATTGCCCTGACCTGTCAGTCTGATATGTTGGCTCGGCTTAACGCCTTTGGGAATCTTGATATTCAGATTTCTATGTTTAATCTGCACCTGACCTTGGGCATTCATTTCAGGAGTGCTCAGGGAAATATTACGCGTTGCACCATTAAAACTGTCTTCCAGATCAATGTAGATTTTTGCATGACTGTCTTGTCCGCGTGTATGGAGGCCATATTGCCCTTTGTTATCTGGACGGAATCCTGAGTGGCCAAATAATTGTTCAAAAAAATCACTGTAAGCTCTCGCTTCATCAGTCGTGAAGCCGCCACCTTTAAATTCAAAGCCCTCATTCCAGTTTGGTGGTGGCCTGAAATCCTGTCCCGCTTTCCAGTTGGCACCTAATTGATCATAAGCTGCGCGTTTTTCTGGATCTTTGAGCGCTTCATAAGCTTCTCCAAGTTCCTTAAACTTGGCCTCAGCATCTTTTTCCTTACTGACATCAGGATGATATTTACGGGCCAGCTTACGATAAGCGCGTTTAATTTCATCCTGACTGGTATCGCGGGATAGCCCCATGATTTTATAGTAATCTTTATACTGCATAGTGATGATTTTTTACCGGATTACAAGTCGCTTGGTCTGTTGATCAAGATAAAAGACCGTCTCCATCAGTGGAGGCTCAGTCCATGGGAAAGCTAATAAGCTGTAAATGAACTAACTATTCTGCTACAAAAAATACCATCGATTAGCTGATCATGAAATGATTTTTTTGTGATTCGATACTTTATACCGGCGGAGATAACAAAAATCGAGAGTTATTCTTCTGACGATATAGTGATGCGTTTTGGCTTAACCGCTTCCCGCTTGGGAATAATAATCTCAAGTACCCCGTGTTTGCATTTTGCATTAATGGCTTCATTATCAGCAGAATCAGGTAGGCTGAAGCGTCGATAAAAAGAACCGGAAGTTCGCTCAACTCTTTTATAACCTTCTTTTTCAGTTTTAACTGTAGATTCTTTGGTACCTTTTACGGTCAGGACGCCGGCTTCCATGCTGACTTCAATATCCTCCGGTTTAACGCCAGGGATATCGGCATGAATAATAAATTTATCAATTACTTCTTTTATATCAACCGCAGGTTCCCATTCGGCAGTTGCAATTGATCCTTCACTGTTTTTTTCATCCTGAGAACTTAATAATTCTCTTTGTAATTGGTTTAATAAACTCCAAGGTTCATAGCGGGTAATGGCCATTTTTATCTCCTTAAAATAAGTTGATTAGCAAGATGTTTTAGCAGTACCAAAAAATTATTATTCCGGTAGGTAGGATAGAAGCCAGAGTCATGGAGGGTATTATAGATGACTTTGATGTTTAAAAAGGCCTCTATATCCATACCAGGATCATGGTGCCGAGACTTAAGCTTTTTTGTCAAGCAGGTAGAATAATAATAAATATTAAAAGCCTTGCTTTTTCGTATCCAAAAATACTTTAAAGCAGGCAACGCGTGCGTTTTTTTAGGGTGCTTTTGTATTAATCCTTCAGACACGTGGGCGAGTTGTTCGCTTAAGTTAAGACCGATTCATTCTGTTTATGTTAAAAAATTGTCAATTAATAGATAATTCAACTATATTTATAGGGAATTACTTTATACCAAAAGTAAAATAAGTGCTATAGGTGCAAATACTTAAGTATTTGTACCTATCAATGGTCGATATTGCTGGTAGCACTTAGTAACTAGATTTTGTTAAAGCTTTTTATTACCGTTTTTTCATTGGTGATTGCTGTTCTTGGTTTTTTAATAGCAAACAGAATCTCAGAGAACGATTTTTTGGCATTGATATAATGTGATTAACGTTTATTCATACAATCTATGTAAGTATATTCTTTAAACAATTATTTTGATGTGGGCCTTTTTTATATCAGTGAAGTAATCATACAAAGGTTGATTTAGTGAAATCCGTTAGTCACAAAAAAGGTAATTACAATGGGTTAGCTATTGCAGCAGATAGCCAACTACCTGTTGTTGGTATAGGCGCTTCAGCCGGTGGACTGGAAGCGCTGGAAATATTTTTTTCTAATTTATCTCCTCACACCGGTTTCGCTTTTATTGTTGTTACTCATCAACTCCCCGGACATATCAGTCTTCTGCCTGACTTGCTGACGAAATTTACCGACATGCCTGTTTTAGCTATCCATGACGGTATTTCTCTGAAAAGAGATCAGATTTTTGTGTGTCCACCGGGAAAAAATCTGGCCTTACTTAATCGTCAATTACACCTTATGGATTGTTATGATCACGGCTTTAAAAGCCTGCCAATAGACTATTTTTTGCGTTCACTGGCCGATGATGTTGAGGAAATGGGCATTGGTATTATTCTCTCAGGGACAGGGACTGACGGGACATTAGGCCTTAAAGCGATTAAGGACGGGTCGGGTATGACAATGGTTCAGGATCCCAAAACAGCCAAGTTTGACGGTATGCCCAATAGTGCAATAGCGATTACTGATGTAGATTTTGTATTGCCTCCGGAAAAAATGGGTTGGCAGTTGATTGAATACAGTAAAAGCGTCCACTTTAAAAACATTAACCGGGACCAACCTGATGCGTCAGTGGATTCTGAATCCATCAAAAAAATATTCATTTTACTGCGTAACAGAACAGGCAACGATCTGTCGGCTTATAAGCCCACCACGATTAAACAGCGTATAGCCAGACGCATGAATATTCATCAGATTAAAAATTCAAGCAACTACGTGCAATTTTTACAGGAGAACCCCAGTGAGCTGGATAAGCTCTTCACGGAACTTTTAATCAATGTCACCAGTTTTTTCAGGGATGCTCCCGCCTTCGACGCATTGGGTTCGTTGGCTCTGCCCAAGCTCTTGGAAGACAAACCCGATAACTATGAATTGCGTATATGGGTTGCTGCTTGTTCCAGTGGTGAAGAGGCTTATTCAATCGCTATTCTGCTCAAAGAAATCTTCGATAAGACAGGTAAACAGTTGCGCTTTCAGATTTTTGCTACTGATCTGGATGCGATGGCTATTAATCGTGCACGTGAAGGTGTTTATCCTGCCGGGATTATGGGCGATGTTTCCCCGGAACGTTTGCAACGTTTCTTTGCACTTCAAGACGGCCAGTATCGCATCAATAAAGAGATTCGCGATACAGTAATATTTGCTACGCAGAATTTGATTCAGGACCCGCCTTTTACACACGTAGATTTTATTAGTTGTCGAAATCTGTTGATCTACCTGAACGCTGATTTGCAAAAGGATGTTTTTCCACAGTTTCATTATGCATTGAATAGTGGTGGCATTCTGTTTCTTGGTTCATCAGAATCCATTGGCAATTTTGATAACCTGTTCTCGGTAATTGACAGAAAATGGAAGCTATATCAACGTAAAGATGCCTCGACCAGTTTCCTGCTATCAAAACTCGGTTCGTCCTCCTTTAATGAGGGCAATTTATTATCAGTTCCAGTTAAGTTGGGTAGTGCGGTATCCAAGATCGGTAATATTGCCCGGCAAATTGAACAATTATTACTTAATCGATATGCACCGGTTAGTGTCATTATAAATGAAGACGGTAAAATTGTTTATATTCACGGCCGCACAGGTAAATACTTTGAATTCGCGACGGGCCAGCCAAGCTGGAATATTAGTGAGATAGCCAGGGATGGCTTGCAATTACCTTTGTTATTATTGCGTAAAGCGATTAAGAAAGGCAATAGAGTCGTTATTAGTCGTGGAGTTAAGGTAAAAACTAATGGCGATTACGAAACCATAGATTTAACACTAGAAAAAATTATTGAAGCGGAAGCGCTAAGGGATTTATTTTTAATTACTTTTTATCCACAGAGCAAAGAACATGCATGTCAATTCACCGAGAGCATCAACAAGACTGCGATGCTTATCGATAATCCGGATGAGCAACAAAAACTTGAGAGTGAGCTTTTCTTTGTCAAAGAATCTCTTAGAACCACTATCGAAGAGCTGGAAGTGGCTAATGAAGAGCTTAAATCGTCTAACGAAGAATTACAGTCAACCATCGAAGAACTACAAAGTGCCAATGAGGAGTTAGAGTCTTCCAAGGAGGAAATGCAGTCACTCAACGAAGAGCTAAATAGCGTTAACAGTGAGCTACAAAAAAAAGTTGAATTACTTGCTGATACTAATGATGATATGCAAAATTTATTAAATAGTACGGATATTGCCAATATCTTTCTTGATGGTGAATTAAAAATAAAACGTTTTACCCGACAAGCCAAAACAATTATCAAGCTGATTGATAGCGATATAGGCAGGCCGCTTGCCGATCTGGTTTCAACACTTAAATACGATCATCTAATCGATGATGCTAAAACGGTGCTGAAAACCCTTGTTTACAAAGATACCGAGGTACAGTCAGTAAATGATAACTGGTATTTGTTACGTATTCTTCCCTATCGGACTACGGAAAACATGATTGATGGACTGGTCATTAGTTTTGTTGATATAACCCGTATTAAAAAAGCAGAACAATCGATGCAGGCAGTCGGGTTAACAACGGCGATTGTTAATACGGTAAATCAACCATTGCTGGTACTGGATGATAAGTTGGATATACTCATTGCCAATCCTGCATTTAATCAGGCCTTTAATAGTGAAAATAAAGGCTTGACCGGACAATCGCTATTGGCAGTCAATGACTCAGCGTGGGATTGCGTCCAATTACATAATCATTTAATAGACACATTAACTAGCCACATTGCTTTTGAGGGCTATTGTCTGGATGCTAATTTTCCGGTTATTGGTAACAAACGTTTAACGATCAATGGTTGCATTTTGAAACAATCACCAGGTAGTCAGGCCCTGATTTTGTTGGCTATAAAAGATATCACTAAGGAAGTTAAATGACAGCAGGAGCAAGCTTTGGTTATGTAGGTAATTACCTGAAACAGGGAGCTATTTTTTCTGTCGCTGAGTATTAAAACAATTAATAATTATTTCACCAGTCTTTAAGATAAGGTATACACAATGGTCACTGAAACGGTAGAGAAGGAGGATTCCGGAATGCTTCGAAAAGAAGCTGAGAAATTAGTGACAATACACCAAGAGAATGCCAAAAAAGAAGCGGATTCCAGGCTTGGTAAATCAGGTGCTGATCTTGCCGGCATGTCTGATAGGGACATTGAAAAATTATTGTTTGAATTTCAGGTTCATCAAATAGAACTGGAGTTACAAAATGAGGAGCTGAAAAGAACGCATCACGAACTCAGTGTCTCTCATGATGACTTTGCACGAATTTATAATTTATCCCCCATCGCTTATCTGACGATAAATGAACAAGGTCTTATCATGAAAGCCAATATTGCAGCAACACAGCTATTAAGTCATTCAGAAGAGCCATTGGTAGGCAAGAGGCTGGGCAAATTTATTCATCCTTCAGATCAGGATGATTATTATTTTTTTATGCGTGATCTTGTCGTA
Above is a window of Methylobacter sp. S3L5C DNA encoding:
- a CDS encoding Lon protease family protein, whose protein sequence is MTNKPLDASQLYKSCSIEQLKFDSTEELEDIDITVGQERAMEAIKFGTRLHKNGYNIFAMVPAGTGKLTIVKQLVEHEASRQDIPSDWCYVNNFSMPSKPSAIELMPGQGKYFKADMEQLIDKLVVAIPAAFDGDEYGSREGEIESQSRQREINELSQLRYKAANAQVVFIETPTGYGFSPADENNEIINPEQFAKLDKDKQHKIKNSIISLQEDLAQLLKNFPAWRKEAKRQLQALNRETAELAVNHTIDELIEKYAKQEAILGYLNEVQKDIIEHVRDFIPHSEKVISFMELPQEPNPFKRYQVNLMVDFSEMKSAPVIFENHPNYSNLLGRIDHQAYMGSLITDFTMINPGALHKANGGYLILDARKLLIQPYSWETLKRTLQAGEIRIESLERALSLISTSSLEPEPITLNVKVILVGDPLIYYLLSTYDPEFHNLFKVAADFDDSVSRENSSPDYARLLATIARREKLKPLSQNAVARVMEHSSRMVGDAEKFLTHLGAIKDLLTESDYWAEDNGHVHITNSDVQQAIDHKTHRLDKIREKLYEHIDRGTVLIDLEGKVTGQINALSVLQLGEFSFGQPSRITATTRLGSGKVVDIEREIELGGAIHSKGVLILSSFIAARYARNTPFSVAASLVFEQSYGRVEGDSASLAELCVILSSIAQIPLRQDIAITGSINQLGHVQPIGSVNEKIEGFFDICNQKELTGTQGVIIPATNIKNLMLRWDVVHAAQSGQFSIYAVKTADDALELLTGMDAGITNDQGIYPPESFSGHVECQLLQFTQLKKDFNRKATY
- a CDS encoding HPF/RaiA family ribosome-associated protein, with product MQIPLQITFRGIPHSDAVEAKIREKADKLDRFYSHIMSCRVAVEAEHQHHHQGNQYHIRIDITTPNKELVISKEHYDKQGHEDIYVAIRDAFNAATRQLEDYARVQRGDVKTHGSQSI
- a CDS encoding host attachment protein codes for the protein MKSTLILVADHSRARFFTAETPASPLEEIEAMAHTEGRLHDREMTSDLPGKVKGDGKMGHAFEQATDPKKHEADNFAHRIALYLEEEHNANKFEQLLMIADPSFLGLLRNQISENIKKLVCFELDKNITTHSIDDIRKHLPTYLPSH
- a CDS encoding chaperone modulator CbpM, whose protein sequence is MSSHDLSLVHTGTVIEDDSLTLAQLCRACDVHADWVISIVEESIIEPQGENSRLWRFSGASMSRARAALRLQRDLGINLAGIALALDLLEELESLRKQITSLEHV
- a CDS encoding DnaJ C-terminal domain-containing protein; its protein translation is MQYKDYYKIMGLSRDTSQDEIKRAYRKLARKYHPDVSKEKDAEAKFKELGEAYEALKDPEKRAAYDQLGANWKAGQDFRPPPNWNEGFEFKGGGFTTDEARAYSDFFEQLFGHSGFRPDNKGQYGLHTRGQDSHAKIYIDLEDSFNGATRNISLSTPEMNAQGQVQIKHRNLNIKIPKGVKPSQHIRLTGQGNPGSGTGQPGDLFLEIAFNNHPFYRVSETDVYLDLPVAPWEAALGAKIKVPTPNGSVDLKIPANSRQGSKLRLTGRGLPAQVPGDFYVVLQIALPPANTEQAKAVYQNMQKECSFNPRQALGV
- a CDS encoding Hsp20/alpha crystallin family protein yields the protein MAITRYEPWSLLNQLQRELLSSQDEKNSEGSIATAEWEPAVDIKEVIDKFIIHADIPGVKPEDIEVSMEAGVLTVKGTKESTVKTEKEGYKRVERTSGSFYRRFSLPDSADNEAINAKCKHGVLEIIIPKREAVKPKRITISSEE